Part of the bacterium genome, GGGTAAAAGGGGTATAACCTTATCAAATCGACGAAGCATAGCCTGGTCCAGAACATCTGGTCGATTAGTTGCGGCTACCCAAATTATCTTACCTCGATTAGAATTATCCGACATAAATGTTAATATCTTAGCAAAAATACGCTGGCTTACTCCACTATCTCGACTATCTGTCATCCGAGAACCAAAAGCTTGATCAACTTCATCTACAAATACTACTACTGGTGACAGTGCTAGTAAAATATCAAATACCTTAGAAAGATTCCGTTCACTTTCTCCTACCCACATACTGCGTATGTCCTTCATTTTCACTAAGTTCATCGTTGCCTCTTTAGCCAGTGCTTCTGCCAGAATAGTTTTACCAGTCCCTGGAGGACCAACTAACAAAATTCCCTTAGGAAGTAATTCTACTATGTCTAAAAGGATATTATCGTCTTTTATCTCTTTTTTTTGCTCAAAATATCGTTTTATATCAGCCACTTTCTCCTCAAGAAATTTCTTCACATGGTCCAAACCACCTATCGAGTCAAAGCCATGTTTTGGCTCCATCACTTCTAACAAGTTATTACTTTCTGCTTCAATAATTTCCTTCTTCTTCTCTTTCACTAAATCATAACTTACATTAATTCCCAGAGCTTTAGCAGAGTTAAAAAGATAATCTAAATCTTTAAGGTTAAACCCTGCGGTTATTTCAGCCAGTCCTTCCAATGTAGTCCCTTCTTCTAATTTTATTTTAGGCTTAATTTCTTCTAATGCCTTCACAACCTCTTCTAAAGTGGGAATATCTTCACCTGGCACCTTTTCCTTCTCTGATGTTGAAACTTCTTCTGAAGAGGGAGAACTTTTTTCTTCTGGCATATTTTTCTTTTCAGAGGAAAGAAATCTTAGAAATGCCAATCGTGTTTTTGCATCTGGTCGATCTATTTTAATAGCCTTACAGCCATAATGAGAATAGATGTCTGGATGGACTGCACCAAGATTTGGAGTTACTAATAGAACTATGTTACCAGTATCCTGTCTAATCTTATAGTTCGAAGCCCACCGCTGTAATGTCTCAATCAAGATAATAGCATCTTTATCTTGAGTCCCTGCAGGCAGCAATTTATCTACATATTCGATAACGATGGCAGTGCGATGTTCCTTTTGTAACAGAAGATGTTCAAAATTAGGAAAGACTTTCTTAGGGTCTCTGAATGTTTCATCCTGGGATTGCCTAGCTTGCCTCCCAAATCCTTCAACAACTTTGCGTGACTCTGTTGAAAGGTTTTTTAGTCTTTCTTCATCAGATTTTTCTGGTTCTTCTTCCTCACCAGCACCAAAAATAGGTAGAGCAAATCGTTTAAGTATGTCTTTTTTTGGCACTAAACCCTCTGGATAGGTAATTCCAGCTGACTGGCAATAGAATAAGATAATATCATACTTTAATGCCAGTCGCATGGTTAAAAATTCACGCAAGGATAATTTACCTTTTCCTGGCACATAGATAAAATCATTCACATTAAAGTAGAGAAGAAACATATGAGAGGCATTAGCATTATAGACATTATTAAGTTCTTCCAGCCAGGCAGGAGATTCCCAATTCTCTATAATATTAGTTTCTGACATTAATTAACTCCTTTCTTTTTCTTGAGGACTAATTTGTTTAACCATAGAGGTAGGAATAGTTTCTTCTAAAAGTTCTACAAAATGTGGGGAGATACAAACTTCACCTTGGGTATCTACCTCTACAATCCCTTTACCCTCAATCGAAAAAGTTTTGATAACCTTATTTTTACCAATAGTTTCTATTTCTATCTTATCATAGCCCATTTGGTGGAGTGATAGTAATATTCTATCTACTACTATATCTTGCAAAGTTCGCTCATCTTGAATAAGTTGTGGAATTGTTCCTGTTCCTTCTTTTACGCCAGTTACCTTATAATTTAAGTATATGCCTCGATTTTTTAACTCATCAAAAAAATGCTGTAACTCGGGTAGACAGGTAGCCTGACCTGCCTCATCGGATTTAAACCCATCGAGGTCATACAAAATTTCTCCCTCCGCGGAAACATTGACCCTAAAAATTTTCTCTCCTTTTATAGCTTTGTAATATATTCGCTCTTTTATTTCAGACTTTTCAATTTCTGTATATTTCATTATTTGAAATACCTCTTCTATCTTTTGACTAATATGTGCCTGAAGATTTTGATTGAGGGTATTAATTGCCTTTTCTTTAATCTGATTAAATTTCTCCTGAGCATATTTTGCCTGGGACAGAGCATCATCTAATCTACCAGTGCGAAACATCTCTTGAGCTTCAGCTAAAGTCTGTTTTGCTTCCTCAAAGTTGTCTTTCAAAGTAAGTCTAACAATCTCTCTAACAGATTGAAGTGACTCTTCTTCACTCTTTTCTAACATTTCTATAATAATCTCAGCATCTTCTACAGCTTTATCAAAATCTATTTGAATCTGGTTTGTTCTTTTTTCCCAGGTTTCTTTTTCTATCCTCAACCTATTACTTAAGTTAGACAAATGTTTAGTTATATCTTCCATGTGCTGCCAAACTATCGTGTAATTCTGGTCTTTCCAATTAGTGGTTATATCTCTAATCTCATCTTCTATTCTGCTAATCTCCTGTTGATTATTAGAAGGAAAAGAACCTGCAATTGTCTCTGTTTCTAATAAATCCAACTCCGCTTTCATTATCATTTCATGAATTTTCTCTGTCTGCTGATAGTGCTGTTCCTGAAGAACATAAGCTTTCTTCATTGTCTCTTGAAGCACACTTAAGGCTTCTTCTGCAAGACTATAAGAAGATGGAAATTCTCCTCTCTCTAAATTCTCTTTTCCTCGCTGTTCAATATTAACTATCCTATCTATTGCCTCTTTTTCTACAAATGGCAATCTCTGAACT contains:
- a CDS encoding ATP-binding protein; translation: MSETNIIENWESPAWLEELNNVYNANASHMFLLYFNVNDFIYVPGKGKLSLREFLTMRLALKYDIILFYCQSAGITYPEGLVPKKDILKRFALPIFGAGEEEEPEKSDEERLKNLSTESRKVVEGFGRQARQSQDETFRDPKKVFPNFEHLLLQKEHRTAIVIEYVDKLLPAGTQDKDAIILIETLQRWASNYKIRQDTGNIVLLVTPNLGAVHPDIYSHYGCKAIKIDRPDAKTRLAFLRFLSSEKKNMPEEKSSPSSEEVSTSEKEKVPGEDIPTLEEVVKALEEIKPKIKLEEGTTLEGLAEITAGFNLKDLDYLFNSAKALGINVSYDLVKEKKKEIIEAESNNLLEVMEPKHGFDSIGGLDHVKKFLEEKVADIKRYFEQKKEIKDDNILLDIVELLPKGILLVGPPGTGKTILAEALAKEATMNLVKMKDIRSMWVGESERNLSKVFDILLALSPVVVFVDEVDQAFGSRMTDSRDSGVSQRIFAKILTFMSDNSNRGKIIWVAATNRPDVLDQAMLRRFDKVIPLLPPDKEDRKSIFEVMEKKVKIEYDDGIDFDFVTVETEGLTGSAIEVIVRRAAEYAKTKKVNIDHLKNAIADFKPNHDPLIYDYQSLLALEATNFYSMLPLTMPQWLSEIIEEVKRTKTNAPLRQKIRELEAQIRGV